The Comamonas piscis region GCGCAGCCAGTCAATCAGGTCAATGCCATTGCCATCGGGCAGGCCCAAATCCACCAGCGCCATCACCATGGGCTGCAGGCCGCCTTCGGGCGCGGTCACCAATTGCTGGCACTCGGCCAGCGAGCCGGCCTGGCACAGCTGCTCGGGCGTCACGCCCACCGAGCCCAGCACTTCGCCCAGGCGGGCGAGCATGTCGGGGTCGTCATCAACCAGCAGTACGGGGAGGGGCGCAGGGGTCATCGCTACATTTTGACGCAAACATGGCAGGCTGCCATCCCGCATTTACGGTAAATGCAGCAGCCTTGCCATGCGCCGCCCTTGCTTCAGTGGCCCGCTAACGCATTGAGCGAGGCGGGAGCCTGCTTGGCGCTGAGCCTTGTGAGCAGCAACAGCAGCGCAGAGGCCAGCAGCATAAAGCCGAGCCAGGGCGTGGTGCCTAGTACCACCACCTTGCCGGCCAGCGGTGTGGCGGCTGATGAGATGCTGAGCTGGAAGGCACCCAGCAGCGCGGCGGTGGAGCCCAGCGCGCTGTGCTGCGAGCCCATGGCCATCGACATCAACGTGGCCTCGGCCATGCCCAGCCCCCACATGGCGATGAACATGCCCAGCACGATGCCGGGCAGGCCCAGCTGCGCCGCAGCGGCGGCCAGTGCCAGGCCAGAGCCCGCCAGCATCAGCATGGCGCCGATGACGGCCAGCCGGGCGACCCCTGCGCGCTGCACCAGTTTGACGCTGGTCACTGCGCCCATCAGCACGGCCACGCCCGTGGCGCCAAACACCAGGCCAAAGCGGTCCGGACTGAGCCCAAAGCGCTGCTGGTAGACCAGGGAGGCACCTGCGATGTAGATAAACAGCACAAAGAAAGCGCTGGACAGGGCCAGTGCGGGCAGCAAGAACGAGCGGTCGCTGGCAATGCGGGCGTAGGTGCTGGCAACCGCCCGCAGCCGCAGCGGCAAGCGGGCTGCGCGTGGCAGGGTTTCAGGCAGCGCGACGGCGCTGTTCAGCAGCACCAGCAGGCCCATGGCAGCCAGCACGAGCATGACGCCGCGCCAGCCGTAGTGCACATCGACATAGCCGCCCACGGCAGGCGCCAGCACGGGCGCCAGGCCCTCAATGGTCATCAGCAAGGCAAACAGCTGGGCGGCGCGCGCACCCTTGGCCACATCGCGCACCGAGCTCATCACCACCACCAGGGTGAGCGCGCCTGCCAGCCCTTGCACAAAGCGGCTGGTGAGCAGGATGCCGATGGAGGGCGCCTGGCTGGCCCAGAGCGAGGCCAGCGCAAAGGCCAGCAGCCCTGCCAGCAGTGGGCGCCGGCGGCCAAAGGCATCGACGATGGGGCCTAACAGCAGCTGGCCCAGGCCCATGGCGAGCAGGAAAACGGTCAAGGTCAGCTGCACCTGGGCATAGGGCACCGCCAGCTCGGCGGCGATCTCGGGCATCGAGGCCAGGTACATGTCGGTGGCCGAGGGGCCGAGCACGGCAATCAGCGCAAGGGAGGCAGCAAAGCGCAGGCCGCTGCCGGGTGGGTTGGAATCTTGAGTCATGGAAGGGTGTGCTGTAGCAGCATGGAAATGGGGAGGATGCGGTGGAGTGCAGCGGCGGGCATCAGGGCTCGGCACTAGCAGACACGAGCGCGATCAGCGCCAGCGCTGCCGCGCTGAGGCCGGCGATACCCGCCACGGTGAGCAGCGCCCGGTAATCCCGGCGCTCGATGCGCCCGGCGCGGCCTTGCCAGGCGGCTATCAGCAGCGATGCGGTCCACAGCGCAAGGGCGATGGAGGCGTGCTTCATGGCGCGGCCCTCGGGTTGGGGCGCGGAAAAGCGCGCAGGCCCAACGCTCTGCGAGAGAGGGCAGAAGCGGCGGCTGAAAAATAGGGAGAGGGAGGAGACACCACAGGGACCTTTCTGGGAAAAATGCCGCAGGAAGGCCCTTGAAAATACAAATGCCGCCCGTGCGGCGGCATCGTTTCAAATGGGAATAGGAAATCGTGCCGCGCTTAGGAAGCGAGGCGGTACAGCACTGCGAAGGCGTACGAGATGATGACCATAGGGGGCGGATTATAGCGAGGGTTCTGCGAGATGCAAGCCGTTGTGCGCATGCGCCTGGCGGTGCCGGCCAAGCCGCTACAGCAGCACCAGCGCTGAGCCCAAGGCCACGGCCGCCAGGCCCAGCCAGGCATGGCTGGCGCTGCGCAGGCTGAACACCCATAGCGCCGCGACGGCATAGAACACAAAGCCCAGCAAGCTGGCGGCCAGCACCCCTTCTGCCGCCGACAGACCACTGATGCGGGGCAAGAGCACCGCTACGGCGGCAGCAAGCAAGCTGGCGACGCCATAGCCGCCCAGGCAGGCGGCCAGCACGCGGCTGCTGACTTGCAGGCGGTAGCGCAGGCCAACCGTGGGTGCCTTGGCACCCTTTGCCGGCTTTGTGGTGGTGGCTTGGGCTTGCCAGGCCCGCTGCAGCTTCCAGGCCATGCCGACCAGCACCAGCCCGAACGCGATGGCGACCAGCTCCACACTGGCGCTTTGCCAGTCGCCCACCCGAGCATACTGCCAAACGCTCAGGCCCGTGCTGGCCAGGTTCAGCAGCGGCAGCAGCAGGCACAGCGCGCCTGCCAGTGCCAGCTGCTCCACCCAGGCACGCGCCGGGGGCCGGCAGGCGGCATACAGCCCGCTGGCCGCCCAGATCAGCAGAAAGCCGCGAATCTCCCACAGCTCGCGCCCCGGCATGGCGGCCGGCAGCAGGCGGTTGAGCCAGAAGTAGCCAATGCTGGCCAGCGCGATGCCGGCCAAGGCGGCCACGTTCAGGCTCTCGACCACGCGGTAGATGCTGGCCGTGGCGGCGCCAAACTCCATCGCTGACTTTTTGCGGCGCTTGACCATGAAGAGCACGGTGCCAGTGGCCATCATCGCGGTGCCCATCAGTCCGAAGACAAAGTACATCCAGCGCAGGGTCCAGCCGCCAAAGCTGGCCACATGCAGCGCTTCCAGCACCGGGTGGATCTGGCCGCTGTGGGTGGGGGCCTGGGGATCGGGGTTGCGCAGCTGCAGCACGGCGCCCGTCACGCCGTCAAAGCTGACCTGACCGGCCTGGTTGAGGATGGTCTGGCTGTCCTCCGGCGCCTGGTTGAAGACGCGCACGGTCATCGAGGCATCGCCAGGCCGCTCGATAAACAGCATGCGCGGGCTGCGTCCGGTCAGCTGGCGCGCTTGGTCCAGCAGCTGTGCCAGATCCTGCATCGCTGCGGGCTGGCCCTGCAGGCTGCGGCGTGGCGCTGCGGCCTCGGACGAGAGCTCCCCCTGGTAGCGCGCCTGGGCCTGGGGGCTGTCGCCATACACCGCGCGCAGCGGCCAGGGTATGTAGCTGCTGTAGAAGTAGGCCAGGCCGGTGTAGGCAATCATGAACAAAAAGGGCAGCGCCAGCACGCCGGTCGCGTTGTGCGCATCCAGCCAGGAGCGCTGGCCCTTGCCCAGGCGCAGGGTAAAAAAGTCGGCAAAGATGCGGCGGTGCACGACCACGCCGGAAACCAGTGCGACCAGCATGCACATGGCCATAAAGCCCACCACCCAAAAGCCGATGGTGCCCGCATGCAGGCTGTAGTGAAAGCTCATGAAATGGCGGCCGCCCTCCGTCTTGCGGCCCCAGGGCTGGGGCAGCAGGGCGCCGGTGGCCGGGTCCATCGCGGCGGTTTGCAGGCCGCCGCGCTGGGCGCCTGCCGGTTGCCAGGCGAGCAGCAAGGCATCGCCCGCTTGCTGGGGCAGCTCGATACGCCAGAAGCGCGCGCCTGCGGCCTTGCTGGCCAGGTAAGTGGCCGCAGCATCCAGCGCCAGCTGGCTCTGGGCTGCGGCGGCCTGCACCGGCGGCTGGGCCTGCATCCAGCGCGTGATGGGCGCGCGGAACACGCTCAAGGTGCCGGTCAGAAAGATCGCGCACAGCAGCCAGCCGCTGACCAGGCCGCACCAGGTGTGCAGCCAGGCCATGCGCTTGCGAAACTCGCCTTCCATGTGCAGCGCTGGGCGCTTAGAAGGAGCCGCGCAGGGTCAGCATCGCATTGCGCGGTTCGCCATAGTGGCTGCTGTTGACCAGGTTGCCGATGGATGAGTAGTAGCGCTTGTTGAACATGTTGTTGAAGTTCAGGCTCAGCTGCCAATGCGGGTCGATCTGGTAGCGCACATAGCTGCTCCAGACGGCGCGACCCGGCGCATTGAGGCTGATCGCACCGATCTTGCGGTAGGAGGCGCTTTGGGTGTTGACGCCGCCGCCAATGGTGAGCGCGTTCCAGTCGCCGGGCAGGCGGTAGGTGGTCCACAGGCGCAGCAGGTGCTTGGGCGTGTAGCTGTTGAAGTCCAGCCCTTCGTTGTTCACGTCGCGCTTGTAGGCATTGCGGTTGAAGGTGTAGCCGGCAAACAGGTTCCAGCCCCGGGTCAGCTCGCCGCTGATCTCGGCATCAAAGCCTTGGCTGCGTACGCGGCCTTGGTCGGTGTAGCAGTAGTAGCCGTCGCGGCAATCGGGGCCGGAGGCAATGTCTTCGGTGGCTCGGTTCTTCTGGTCGACGCGGTACAGCGCGAACGAGGTATTGGCCCGGCCGCCCAGGATTTCTCCTTTGAGGCCCAGCTCATAGGTTGCACCCTGGATGGGTTTGAGGTTCTCGCCCGCTGCATTTAGCGACCACTGAGGGTTGAAGATATCGGCATAGCTGGCGTAGGCCGACCATTGCGGGTTGAGGGCATAGATCAGGCCGGCAAACGGCATAAATTTGGTGTTGGCCTGGTGCGTGGATGAGGCGACCACGTCGCCGGCAGTGCTGGTGATCGTGTCGAAATCCGTCTTGTAATTGCCCAGGCGGCCACCCAGCACCAGCTTGAGCGGGTCGGTCACTTGCAGGCGCAGGGCACCGTAGGCGCCAATCTGGCGCGTCTTGCCCAAGGTGCGCTCGGTGTTCGCGTAGCGCAATGTGTCATTGCTCGGCTCGGGGCGGAACGGGTCTGGGTCAAACACGTTGATCGGTGTGGGCGGGTTCATCGAGCTGTAGTCGCTGGTGACCCGGCCCTGGCTGTAGCTGCTGCCCAGCACCAGTTGGTGCTCCCGCCCGAACGCGTTGAAGTCGCCGACCAGGCTGGCATCCAGGCCCGACGCACGCTGGTTGGCCTGGGTCAGGTTGGCAACGGTGCCGCCCAGGCCCGTGGCCGCAGCCACCGCGCGCTGGGACGAGGCGTACTTCATGTCCAGCGCTTCCTTCACATGCAGAGCCGATACCTTGGCGCGCCATTGGCTGTTGAACTCGTGGTTCAGGTCGGCGTACAGCGTTTGGGTGTTGTTGTCCTGGTGGTTCCAGCTGGCGCCCAGGAAGGTGGAGCGGGGCAGCGCGATATCGCGGCCATCGCTGTAGTGCGGCAGGCCCGAGATAAAGGGCCGGCCTTTGAAGGATTCGTAGCTGGCACCTACGCTGACCTGGGTCTGGGGCGAGATGTCGTATTCCAGGGTGCCGTACAAGGTGCCATTGCGCTGGTTGGTGTAGTCGATGAAGGAGTGCTGGTCTTCCACATCGATCACCGCGCGTCCGCGCAAGGTCCCTTCGGCATTCAGCGCGCCGCTGCCATCGATTTGCGCGCCATAGCGGTCCCAGGAACCGGCCTTGGCGGTGACGGTGACACCGCCTTCCTTGAGCGGGCGCTTGCGCACCAGGTTGACGGCGCCGCTCGGGTCGCCCCCGCCTTGCAGCAGGCCGGCCGAGCCGCGCAGTACTTCGGCGCGGTCATAAATGGCCGTGCCGCCCTGGTAGTTGCTGGCGCGGCCGTAGAGGCGTTGCACATTGACCCCGTCGTACTGGATGGTGGCCATGCTGAAGCCGCGCGAGTAGATGTACTTGCCGCCCTGCGGGCTTTGCAGCAGGGTGATGCCGGTGGTGCTGCCCAGCGCCTCGTAGACCGAGGTGGCGTTTTGCTCATCCATCAGCTGGCGGGTGACTACGCTGATGGACTGGGGGATGTCCTTGAGGGCCTGCTCACCTTTGCCGATGGTGACGGCACGCGGCGTGTAGGCACCGGTCTGCTCGGTGGTGGCGCTGCGGATGGCCGGCGCGGTCACGCGGATCTCGTTGAGGGTCAGGCCAGCGGCGGCGGCTTCGCTGCTGACCGGCGTGGCGCCGGCCTTGGGCGCGGCGCGCAGTGCCCAGGTGCTGCCGTCGATCTTGACCAACTCCAGCCCGCTGCCAGCCAGCGCGGCGCGCGCGGCGTCTTCAGGGGCATAGCTGCCGCGCAGTGCAGGCGCCGTGAGGCCTTGCACCAGGCTGGCATCCATGCTGATCTGCTGGCCGCTTTGCGAGGCAATGCGGGCCAGCGTGCTGCCCAGCGGCTGGGCGGGCAGGTCATAACTTTGGACGGCGGCCGGGTTGCTGGTTTGGGCCTGGGCAGGCAAGC contains the following coding sequences:
- a CDS encoding Bcr/CflA family efflux MFS transporter, which produces MTQDSNPPGSGLRFAASLALIAVLGPSATDMYLASMPEIAAELAVPYAQVQLTLTVFLLAMGLGQLLLGPIVDAFGRRRPLLAGLLAFALASLWASQAPSIGILLTSRFVQGLAGALTLVVVMSSVRDVAKGARAAQLFALLMTIEGLAPVLAPAVGGYVDVHYGWRGVMLVLAAMGLLVLLNSAVALPETLPRAARLPLRLRAVASTYARIASDRSFLLPALALSSAFFVLFIYIAGASLVYQQRFGLSPDRFGLVFGATGVAVLMGAVTSVKLVQRAGVARLAVIGAMLMLAGSGLALAAAAAQLGLPGIVLGMFIAMWGLGMAEATLMSMAMGSQHSALGSTAALLGAFQLSISSAATPLAGKVVVLGTTPWLGFMLLASALLLLLTRLSAKQAPASLNALAGH
- a CDS encoding PepSY-associated TM helix domain-containing protein, with amino-acid sequence MEGEFRKRMAWLHTWCGLVSGWLLCAIFLTGTLSVFRAPITRWMQAQPPVQAAAAQSQLALDAAATYLASKAAGARFWRIELPQQAGDALLLAWQPAGAQRGGLQTAAMDPATGALLPQPWGRKTEGGRHFMSFHYSLHAGTIGFWVVGFMAMCMLVALVSGVVVHRRIFADFFTLRLGKGQRSWLDAHNATGVLALPFLFMIAYTGLAYFYSSYIPWPLRAVYGDSPQAQARYQGELSSEAAAPRRSLQGQPAAMQDLAQLLDQARQLTGRSPRMLFIERPGDASMTVRVFNQAPEDSQTILNQAGQVSFDGVTGAVLQLRNPDPQAPTHSGQIHPVLEALHVASFGGWTLRWMYFVFGLMGTAMMATGTVLFMVKRRKKSAMEFGAATASIYRVVESLNVAALAGIALASIGYFWLNRLLPAAMPGRELWEIRGFLLIWAASGLYAACRPPARAWVEQLALAGALCLLLPLLNLASTGLSVWQYARVGDWQSASVELVAIAFGLVLVGMAWKLQRAWQAQATTTKPAKGAKAPTVGLRYRLQVSSRVLAACLGGYGVASLLAAAVAVLLPRISGLSAAEGVLAASLLGFVFYAVAALWVFSLRSASHAWLGLAAVALGSALVLL
- a CDS encoding TonB-dependent siderophore receptor, with translation MPLRRSPALPTAHMGALALAAAIACSLPAQAQTSNPAAVQSYDLPAQPLGSTLARIASQSGQQISMDASLVQGLTAPALRGSYAPEDAARAALAGSGLELVKIDGSTWALRAAPKAGATPVSSEAAAAGLTLNEIRVTAPAIRSATTEQTGAYTPRAVTIGKGEQALKDIPQSISVVTRQLMDEQNATSVYEALGSTTGITLLQSPQGGKYIYSRGFSMATIQYDGVNVQRLYGRASNYQGGTAIYDRAEVLRGSAGLLQGGGDPSGAVNLVRKRPLKEGGVTVTAKAGSWDRYGAQIDGSGALNAEGTLRGRAVIDVEDQHSFIDYTNQRNGTLYGTLEYDISPQTQVSVGASYESFKGRPFISGLPHYSDGRDIALPRSTFLGASWNHQDNNTQTLYADLNHEFNSQWRAKVSALHVKEALDMKYASSQRAVAAATGLGGTVANLTQANQRASGLDASLVGDFNAFGREHQLVLGSSYSQGRVTSDYSSMNPPTPINVFDPDPFRPEPSNDTLRYANTERTLGKTRQIGAYGALRLQVTDPLKLVLGGRLGNYKTDFDTITSTAGDVVASSTHQANTKFMPFAGLIYALNPQWSAYASYADIFNPQWSLNAAGENLKPIQGATYELGLKGEILGGRANTSFALYRVDQKNRATEDIASGPDCRDGYYCYTDQGRVRSQGFDAEISGELTRGWNLFAGYTFNRNAYKRDVNNEGLDFNSYTPKHLLRLWTTYRLPGDWNALTIGGGVNTQSASYRKIGAISLNAPGRAVWSSYVRYQIDPHWQLSLNFNNMFNKRYYSSIGNLVNSSHYGEPRNAMLTLRGSF